A stretch of the Equus caballus isolate H_3958 breed thoroughbred chromosome X, TB-T2T, whole genome shotgun sequence genome encodes the following:
- the PWWP3B gene encoding PWWP domain-containing DNA repair factor 3B isoform X1, with translation MDAEYVLCNWKDQLWPAKVLSRSETSSNSKRKKTFSLEVQILSLDEKIQVESTETKILNKSKIEAIASSLAAQSEVGAPPREETTYERSLKVALDVLNERTNLSEASSSDEEETTTLSENVQEKLSNSPPRKKYRKHEGDLLKRLEESENPTSLLVSSDNDDSLQEDKSHAHATIDTIPSEMETKSSQNSSWYQTFPSLSEDDDEKENKKKIDISTVMSLHSTIKEEGACVKDEKFTPTLPSDIFTVPKELKGETQVICPETIPTSSECPTVSENIEDPGEGPSNPCSDTSQNQPIVESETGAVASPGPCSLECQVSLSASNRVLDYSVLLVDNERNLQRLDFEELGEEPQASDKSVHLNPIDASVFDDSEEDEELPRFVFHYEPRSFETGMIVWFKYQKYPFWPAVVKSIRRKEKKASVLFVEANMNPEKRGIRVPFRRLKKFDCKEKQALVDKAREDYSESIDWCISLICDYRVRIGCGSFSGSFLEYYAADISYPIRKVLKQDTFRNLFPKLHNEDSVESMVVTSQTKKMSFQKILPDRMKAARDRANKNLVDFIVNARGTENHLLAILKGTKGSRWLKAFLNANRFTPCIETYFEDEDQLDEVVKYLQEIYKQIDERMLALIRDDKIKFILEVLLPEAIICSISAVDGLDYEAAEAKYLKGPSLGYRERELFDAKIISEKRRKPLTSEAH, from the coding sequence ATGGATGCCGAGTATGTCCTGTGCAATTGGAAAGACCAATTATGGCCAGCAAAAGTTCTGTCCAGATCTGAGACTTCATCAAAcagtaagagaaaaaagacattttccctAGAAGTTCAAATACTCTCCCTAGATGAAAAAATTCAAGTGGAAAGCACAGAAACAAAGATcctaaataaatctaaaattgaAGCCATTGCCTCCTCACTAGCAGCGCAGTCAGAGGTTGGTGCTCCACCTAGAGAGGAAACGACCTATGAAAGGTCACTAAAAGTGGCACTGGATGTTCTGAATGAGAGAACAAATTTGAGTGAAGCAAGCAGTTCAGATGAAGAAGAGACCACTACACTGTCTGAAAACGTACAAGAAAAGCTTTCCAATTCACCCCCGCGTAAAAAATATCGGAAGCATGAAGGAGACTTACTGAAGCGTCTTGAGGAAAGTGAAAATCCAACCTCTCTGTTAGTATCTTCAGACAATGATGATTCCCTGCAAGAGGATAAATCACATGCACATGCCACCATTGATACTATTCCGAGTGAAATGGAAACAAAGTCATCACAGAACTCCAGCTGGTACCAAACTTTCCCCTCACTTTCAGAAGATGATGATGAAaaggagaacaagaaaaagattGACATCTCAACAGTTATGTCTTTGCATTCCACAATCAAAGAGGAGGGTGCATGTGTTAAAGACGAAAAGTTCACTCCAACTTTGCCATCAGATATCTTCACTGTGCCCAAAGAATTGAAAGGGGAGACACAGGTAATCTGCCCAGAGACTATACCTACTTCCTCTGAATGCCCTACCGTCTCAGAGAATATTGAAGATCCTGGAGAGGGTCCCTCGAATCCATGCTCAGATACCAGCCAGAATCAACCTATTGTGGAATCAGAGACAGGTGCTGTGGCATCCCCCGGACCTTGTTCACTGGAATGTCAGGTTTCACTTAGTGCCTCTAATCGTGTCCTGGATTATTCAGTCCTTCTTGTGGATAATGAAAGAAATCTTCAGAGATTGGATTTTGAGGAACTTGGGGAAGAACCTCAAGCTTCTGACAAGTCAGTGCATCTAAATCCTATTGATGCTTCTGTATTTGATGACAGTGAGGAAGATGAAGAGCTTCCACGCTTTGTTTTTCATTATGAGCCACGTTCATTTGAAACGGGAATGATAGTCTGGtttaaatatcagaaatatcCATTTTGGCCAGCAGTGGTAAAAAGCATCAGgcgaaaagagaaaaaagcaagtgTGCTTTTTGTTGAGGCAAACATGAATCCTGAAAAGAGAGGCATTAGAGTGCCTTTTAGAAGATTAAAGAAATTTGATTGTAAAGAGAAACAAGCACTAGTGGATAAAGCCAGGGAGGATTACAGCGAAAGTATTGACTGGTGCATCTCGCTCATTTGTGACTACAGAGTTAGAATAGGTTGTGGTTCTTTTTCAGGCTCTTTCCTTGAGTATTATGCTGCTGACATTAGTTATCCAATTAGGAAAGTACTCAAACAGGATACCTTCAGGAACTTATTTCCAAAGCTACATAATGAAGATTCTGTGGAATCAATGGTTGTGACTTCCCAGACCAAGAAAATGTCCTTCCAGAAAATTCTCCCTGACCGAATGAAGGCTGCTCGGGACCGAGCCAACAAGAACCTAGTGGACTTCATTGTGAATGCCAGGGGAACAGAGAACCATCTTCTAGCAATTTTAAAAGGCACAAAAGGCTCCAGGTGGCTGAAAGCATTTTTGAATGCAAATAGGTTCACGCCCTGTATTGAAACCTACTTTGAGGATGAAGATCAGTTGGATGAGGTGGTGAAATATTTACAAGAAATCTACAAACAAATAGACGAAAGAATGCTGGCTCTGATAAGAGAcgataaaattaaatttatcctAGAAGTGCTTCTGCCAGAAGCAATCATTTGTTCAATTTCTGCTGTTGATGGATTAGATTACGAGGCAGCTGAAGCAAAGTATCTAAAAGGACCATCTCTAggatacagagaaagagaattatTTGATGCAAAAATCATATCGGAAAAGAGACGGAAACCATTAACAAGTGAAGCTCATTGA